From the genome of Segatella hominis, one region includes:
- a CDS encoding L,D-transpeptidase family protein has product MVCTTRNVTLEDYRKFGDDCMSIRSMEVRNVIDSLIRNDKDDLAADIRTRKYYRQEGNFLWINRHGLTSQADTLLRYLQTVGEMGFSPNRFCVKDIQNDIQITREMGFDEAHPINHVFGRLEYKLTKAYLRYATGQRFGYTNPSFLLNRLDTLKPHRPDTIRRPVRYRGLFDIKMDLPDDGFYQMALRKIEKDSVPVFLSEIQPAGTFYRELAKEFASGQGSKNWQAKLFCNMERARWRLKDYPQKHKKYIMVNIPSFHLMAVDEKDTLTMRIGCGTTETKTPLLTSTIKRMDVNPVWIVPRSIIEKDMIHYFSRSYCERRGFYVMDRRTGKELSMNQVHAGLLRDPMYAVVQRGGKGNSLGRLIFRFDNNFSVYLHDTSSRDFFKQQNRGVSHGCVRVEKPFELAKFILKDKSEKFLDNLNYCMTTDSLNDKKRIIRSIKVEPAVPLYLAYYTIYPTKGNTPAGWSEYPDVYGFDKAIYQYLIKNYR; this is encoded by the coding sequence GCTCGATGGAGGTGAGAAATGTCATAGACAGCCTGATAAGAAACGACAAGGATGATCTGGCGGCAGACATTCGCACAAGAAAGTATTATCGACAGGAGGGCAACTTCTTGTGGATTAATCGTCATGGCCTTACCTCTCAGGCCGACACGCTGCTCAGATATCTTCAGACCGTAGGAGAAATGGGATTTTCACCCAACAGATTCTGCGTAAAGGACATCCAGAATGACATCCAAATCACACGCGAGATGGGGTTTGACGAAGCGCACCCCATCAACCACGTCTTCGGCAGATTGGAATACAAACTGACCAAGGCTTATCTGAGATACGCTACAGGACAGAGATTTGGCTACACAAATCCTTCTTTTCTGCTCAACAGGCTCGACACACTCAAGCCGCACAGACCAGACACCATCCGCAGACCGGTAAGATACAGAGGCCTTTTTGACATCAAGATGGATTTGCCTGATGATGGTTTTTATCAAATGGCCCTGCGCAAGATAGAGAAAGATTCCGTTCCCGTTTTCCTCAGCGAAATTCAACCTGCAGGCACTTTCTACCGTGAACTGGCCAAGGAATTTGCCTCAGGACAAGGCTCGAAAAACTGGCAAGCCAAGCTGTTCTGCAACATGGAGCGGGCAAGATGGCGACTGAAAGACTATCCGCAGAAGCACAAAAAATACATCATGGTGAACATCCCTTCCTTCCATCTGATGGCCGTTGATGAAAAGGATACGCTCACCATGCGCATCGGTTGCGGAACCACAGAGACCAAAACTCCTTTGCTCACCAGCACCATCAAGCGCATGGATGTGAATCCGGTATGGATCGTACCGAGAAGCATCATCGAAAAAGACATGATCCATTACTTCAGCCGTTCCTATTGCGAGCGCCGCGGTTTTTACGTCATGGACAGACGGACGGGAAAGGAACTGAGCATGAACCAAGTACACGCAGGACTGCTCCGCGACCCGATGTACGCAGTGGTGCAAAGAGGCGGAAAGGGCAACAGTCTGGGCAGACTAATCTTCAGATTTGACAATAACTTCTCAGTCTATCTGCACGACACATCCAGCCGCGATTTCTTCAAGCAGCAGAATAGGGGAGTATCCCATGGCTGCGTAAGAGTGGAAAAGCCTTTCGAACTGGCTAAGTTCATCCTGAAGGACAAGAGCGAGAAGTTTTTGGATAATCTCAACTACTGCATGACGACTGATTCGCTGAACGACAAGAAGAGAATCATCCGCTCCATCAAAGTGGAACCCGCAGTACCCTTGTATCTGGCTTATTACACCATCTATCCAACGAAAGGAAACACTCCAGCAGGATGGTCGGAATATCCTGACGTATATGGATTTGACAAGGCCATTTACCAATATCTCATAAAAAATTACCGTTAA
- a CDS encoding RNA polymerase sigma factor: MKSISDNELVYMLREPATRREGFSAMVQQYSEQLYWKVRHIVLTHEDANDVLQNVFLKAWKNLETFQGKSSLSTWLYRIAVNESLDFLRKRKQEGMASEIENAGVANQLLADNYFDGDETQAQLQEAVSKLPEVQRTVFTMKYFEDMKYSEISKILNTSEGALKASYHLAVKKITEYFENKD, translated from the coding sequence ATGAAGAGTATTTCTGATAATGAACTGGTTTACATGCTCCGGGAACCTGCCACCAGAAGGGAAGGGTTCTCGGCCATGGTGCAACAATATAGCGAGCAACTGTATTGGAAGGTTCGCCATATCGTACTCACTCATGAAGACGCCAATGATGTTTTGCAGAATGTTTTTCTAAAAGCCTGGAAAAATTTGGAAACTTTCCAGGGCAAATCTTCCCTCAGCACCTGGCTTTACAGGATTGCGGTCAATGAATCGCTCGACTTTCTCAGGAAAAGAAAGCAGGAGGGAATGGCCAGCGAGATAGAAAATGCTGGAGTAGCCAACCAGCTATTGGCAGACAACTATTTTGATGGCGATGAAACACAGGCCCAACTGCAGGAAGCCGTCTCTAAACTGCCCGAAGTTCAGCGCACCGTTTTCACGATGAAATACTTCGAAGATATGAAATACTCAGAAATCAGTAAGATACTGAACACCAGTGAAGGAGCTCTGAAAGCATCGTATCATCTGGCCGTGAAAAAAATCACGGAATATTTTGAGAATAAAGATTAA